CTCAAAAACCTTTAAAAAAATGTACAAGTAGGCGTGTAAACCTTTCTATTCCGACTAATTCGTCGAAATAATTCTTCACAATTGACAAAACTCGTTATGTCTGATAAATAACTTCGTTCTATGAATTTTCTATGGCGAAGCTTAGATATCCGGATCAAGGTGTCTGCTCTACAATTGACAGAGCTCCTTATGTTTGATAAATCACTTTGTTTTATGAATTTTCTATGGCGAAGCTTAGGTATCTGGATCAAGTTATCTGCTTTTGTTTACGGAAAGCAGTAAAGATCTGAGTGAGATAATTTAAATACTATATCATTAATTGATACCTCTCATCATTCTCCATATCAGCAATTATTGCCCTCCCTGAATAGCGGAATCGATCATATCAGCAATAACTACCAACTGCTATTTATCAGCCTAGATTACCGCGTAACTATTATTGACCATTCCAATGCCCTCAATAATTGGCCGATGCAGACTTGAACATAACTCTGATTTCTGCATGGCCTATCggccaattaaaaaaaaattgatttggtgcAGTTCAGCTTAAAGAAATGTTCTGgaataaaaaaaaaataagagGGCAGATTGAAGGACAAATCAGAACACAGAAAGGAAAACAATACAAAATTGCTGAATTAATTCCGAGAAATCTTAGGCAACACAGAAGTTGGATTCTACTCAAGAAAACATTGAGGCCCATGCACACTAACAGCTTTAAATATATTTGTATTGAAGAATCAACACACAGAGTAGAATAGAAAAATAATTCATCGTAGCCGTTACCTGTATTTGCTCGGTTGCCTTCCTTGGAATGGATAAAATATTGACACAGCAAAACTTAAATTTTATTACTTGATTTGACACATATGTATGTTGTTGATAATTTCGGGGATATTGTGACTGCTAAATATAGACCAACTCGTTATGAATTTACTTAATTCATAAAAATACGCCAGCCCAAGATTTCTAAGCCTGCAAAAACATTTAATATAGAGCGTGGAAATGGGGTTGCTTTCACGGTTGATTGGTCCAAGAAGCCAAAGAGTTCATCTCATAAATACATCCATTGTATTGCTTCCAGTCAGAGCCATTATAGGAAAAATTGTTAAAACatctttaaataaaataaaaagttgtCTTGGTGCTGGAAACAGATATAAAAGAAGGCAGTTTGAACAAACCAGAACCCAGAAAGGGAAACAACGCAAAATTGCTGGACTGATCCCAAGAAATCTTAGGGTTGGATTCTATTCATGGAAATATGAGGTCAATGCACACTAAGGGTTTTTGACATTCTTAAAAATATTGGGCTTTAAGGCTACAAGGTTTGGGGAATGAAGTAGTTCTAGTTTCATTAGATTTTGAAAGTGAGATCCCCGAAAAATCTCCTTTCTCTTAGATGCGCCATGGAATCCTCGATTTTAAAAGAGCAGAGAGAGCAGAAATGGAGAGAAAAACAAGGGAAGAAGTTTTCATTGGACGAAATCATTGAGTCTTGCATTGGTGGTTTTGGAGGAGCTCAGTTGTTTCAAGTGGTAGTTGTTTCTCTGGGCTGGGTCTTCGATGTTCAGCATACCTTCCTCACCATTTTCACCGATGCCCAACCTACATGGCGCTGCACAGAGACTTCATCCCTACAAATCTGGGAAATAACAGGAATGGGCAAATGCACAGAAGAGTCATCGGTATGTAAGATGGATACATCACAGTGGGAGTGGGAGAGAGGGAAGGCAGCATCCATTATTTCAGAATGGGACCTTATGTGTGGTAACAGCTTCAAAGCAGCAATTCCTGGATTGCTTTTCTTTGTTGGAGCATTAGCAGGTCAGTTATCTATTTAAATTAAATGGTTATTTGTCTGATCTTTGTCAGTCAAGAAGTGATTCCTGATCATTTTGATTTCAACCCAACTTCTATGCTTCTCCTATAAGAAATCCTGTAAGCCCAAGTTTGTTGAACAATTCACTTTAAAGTAGAAATCCGCAATCCAATTTTGATAGTTTATTTCACAATGTATTTTAACTTTTgatttatttagtgattcatcTTAAATCACAATAATAGAGATGtcttattgaaaaaataaatataatttcataTGAACCACCTAATCTTAAAATATTGTGTTGAAGCCTGTCAAACAGTTGTTCCCCTGCCCTTCCATCATTACCATTTGACTGCAAATGATATGATGATTTAGGGCTTAGACAGTTCTTCCCCTAGTTACCAGAAACGTGACGGGAGACTTCCGTTTCACGTTTTGACGGCAGAAACGGGTTTCCCGTTGCGGACGGTTGTTTCAGCCGTGGTTTTCGTTCACTGAATTCATCCTCTTCTTTTTGTTCACTGAATTCATCTTACATGAGCAACATTTCTTCATTCAGCACGACCACGCCAGTTGTACAAGTATCCTTGAAGATACTTGTCCAAGCTTCTTAAGGGAATCTGCAACTATCCATAGGAGTGTTGAGTGCAGACAATAAACAAATTTATGATCTTCCCTGATAAGATTTTCCAGTTTGATCAGGAAAAATTTTAGTAGCAGATTATCCATCTTTATCTCTACTTCTATGCCTTTTGTACTTTCACAGTTGTAACTTTACGCCCCAAAGCAACAAAAACTTCATTGAGATCTTCTGGTGAATAGTTTCCACCCTTGGGCTATATCTGGGTAAAGAACCTTGATAACCAGTGGGGTATGATCCAATGTCCATTTCTAGACAAAACCATATGATCTCTCTCCTATCTTAAGGGATTCTTCCCCTCTTAAACAATAGCAGTCGCAGCTTCTTCTCTTGCCTTTGCTACCTCTAGTTTGTTCGTCTCTTGTATTCTATTTCCCTAGCCTTGTATTTTGAATTGATTGCTTCTTCAAAAACTAGATTGTACATGTCCCCTGTTTCTTTTGGTTCAAACTCCAGGATTACTAATTATGTCCCAGCTTGTGACATGCTTCACAAAGAGGATGAACCTGAACGCATATGCCTTGGTGTAGATGGCTTACCACTATCCTGTATGGTCATTATGGTCACCATTGACGTATTCTCATCACCCCAATTTCTTCTTGAAGCCTCTGACATAGGGGCAAaacatgtattatatatatatatatatatatatatataaaatctgtTATTATCACCCCAATTTCTTCTTGAAGCCTCTGACATAGGCATCATAGTGCTTTTATGCCGTTTCAGCCGTGGTTTtactatattatatatttatatatatatatatatataaaatctgtTCTTATACACAACCTTTTAAACTTCTGTTTCTCGTCACGTTGCGGTTGTCATTGCGTTTCTCGTTTCTCGTTTCTGGTAACATAGGTTCTTCCCCAGCTCATCCATCATTACCATTTGACTGCAAATGTTATGATGATTTAATACAACCATTGTTATATAATCTATAAGTATTAATTTTGTTGGATAGTTTGTATAATAATACAATTTAAtccaatttcaatttttttcttatgAGAAATTCTGCAAATCTATGTTTGTTGGACCattttaagttttgatttgtttaaatAGTTCATTTAAATCACACTAATAAATGAATCCTGCTGAGAAAATGAATGTGATTTCATATGATCATCTACACAAATCAAAGCTTAAAATATACAACAGTTCTTCCCCTGCAAATGTTATGATGATTTAGGGCTTGGACAGTTCATCCCCAGCTCTTCCATTTCATGGAACAGTTATGAAATAATCTGCCATATGCATCAACTTAACTAAAAAAGAGTTGCATAGATGTACATACAGTGCTAATTTAGCTGTGGCTAACTTGATTGCAGGCTACATAATATTGGGGCCACTGGCAGATACATGGCTAGGTCGCAAAAGAATGCTAATCCTTTCCTCCTTCATGCTCTCTGTCTCCGGCATTTTAACAGCCATGTCTCCTAACATATGGATCTACTCTCTTCTCCGAGCAATCACAGGCTTCGTCAAAGCCCCAATTGCAACTTGCTGTCTTGTACTCTCTACAGAGCTCGTAGGGCGCAAATGGAGAGGCCTCATTGGTTTTCTCTTATTCTTATCCGGCACAATCGGATTCCTTTCAATTCCAGCCCTCGCCTACCTCACGAGACTCCAATTTTCATGGCGAATGACGTACATTTATCTATCCCTAATTCCCCTGCTCTATTCGCTATTTCTTCTGCCCTGTGTCTGGGAGTCACCCAGATGGCTATTACTGCAGGGGAGATCTGAAGAAGCTCTGCAGAATTTGAAAAGACTGGCGGAATTAAACGGGGGATCATTACCAGAAAATGTAAGAATCGAAGACCGCCGTGCAGAAACCCAATCAGATTCGGCACTTTCGCGTTTGTGGGGAACACAGTGGGCCCGAAAAAGGTTAATTTTAGTAATGGCAGTAGGCGCCGGAATCGGGTTAATTTATTTCGGACTGCCCCTCGGAGTCGGAAATCTGGGCTTCAATTTGTATATCAGTGTCACACTTAATGCTCTCTCTGAGCTTCCAGCTGGGATCATCTCGACTCTCCTGGTCGCCCGAGCCCGACGGCGAAGAGCGATTTTGCTGTTAACCCTAACCAGCGCCAGCTTTTGTTTTGTGTGTGTATTTCTATCTGGCGACAGAACAAATCCTGCCGATCCAAGCTCAAATCAAACGAAATCCACAGCTGGGAAATATCCACGGCTTGTAGGGGAGTTGGGCGCATTTGTGAGCGCTGTTACGGCTTTCAATGTGATGCTGATTTTCTGTCTGGAATTGTTCCCAACCACGGTTCGAAACTCCGCAATGTCGATGTTCAGACAGGCATCTGGAGTTGGGGCAATTGCCAGTCCGGTGATTGTTTTCATCGGACGCAACTCCCCTGCTCTTTCCTTCGCCTTATCTGGGATTGCTATAATTTTAAGCGGATTCTTCGTTTTAGGGCTTCCAGAAACAAAAGATCAGCCCCTGTATGACACATTGGAAGGCCAAGAATGGGAGGAGAAGGATTTAATTAACAGGTCCAATAAACCATTGCTTTCTTAACCAGATGGAGAATGCAGTGGCTGAGGACCTCCTCAAAGACCCAATATGATGATCTGCTGGACATTGTGCAAATTCTGAGTATCTTTTCAAATCAAACCCCCATAGGAATTAATGGAGTCTTCTTGTTTTCATACCTTTTCCAACGAATCTCCTGCTGCACTACGAAAATATcagcacaaaaaaaataaaaattattaattatatttttttatggaaAACTTTGgctttataaataaaaaaatatagagtGGTTTATATTTACAATATAGAATTTATTGATAAGAAATTTGTACAATTCATAATATAGATAATGTTGTTTTGGATTAAATTGTGTTGAATCTTTTCGAATCAATGTTTGGGATAATATGATTCAAAATTGTAGATCAAGGttatataaaatgaaatataaaaaaattaacagAATTGAAGAAATTCTATTATAAGCTTATAAATTGGTTTGATTCAAAATATTTAGGTGATTTGCTGAATTGACCATGTGATTAGATGTGATGAATATTAATTCAAATTTCAAGTTGATTAGTTGTGACATCTAAGTAATTCGCTGAGTTGGCCATGTGACTAGCTATGATGAATATTAATTCAAATATTTAGGTGATTTGTTGAATTGGTCATTAATTCAAATATCCAGGTGATTTTGCTATGACTAGTTGTgacaaatattaatttaaatatccaAATGATTTGTTGTGACGAGTTGTGACGAATATTAATTCAAATATCCAAGTGATTTGCTAAGTTGGTCATTCAACCAGTCGTGACAAATATTGATTCAAATATCTAGGTGATTTGATGAGTTGGCCATGCAACCAGCTGTGACGAAtattaattcaaatatccaaatcaTTTGCTAAGTTGGCCATGCGATCGGGGTTGACAAATATTAATTCAAATATCTATGTAATTTGTTGACTTGGTCATATGATAAGCTATGGtgaatattaatttgaaaatatcTAGGTGATTTGTTGGGTTGGCCATGTAACGAGTAGTAACAAATATTAATTCAAATATCCAAGTGATTTGTTGAGTTGGCCATGCCACGAGCTATCACAAACATTAATTCAAATATCTAGGAGTTGGCCCTGGGATCAACAACTATGACCAATACTAATTCAAAAATCCATGGGATTTGTTGAGTTGGTCATGCAACCAACTATGATGAATATTAATTCAAATGTCCAAGTGAT
The nucleotide sequence above comes from Cryptomeria japonica chromosome 11, Sugi_1.0, whole genome shotgun sequence. Encoded proteins:
- the LOC131058599 gene encoding organic cation/carnitine transporter 1-like, with translation MESSILKEQREQKWREKQGKKFSLDEIIESCIGGFGGAQLFQVVVVSLGWVFDVQHTFLTIFTDAQPTWRCTETSSLQIWEITGMGKCTEESSVCKMDTSQWEWERGKAASIISEWDLMCGNSFKAAIPGLLFFVGALAGYIILGPLADTWLGRKRMLILSSFMLSVSGILTAMSPNIWIYSLLRAITGFVKAPIATCCLVLSTELVGRKWRGLIGFLLFLSGTIGFLSIPALAYLTRLQFSWRMTYIYLSLIPLLYSLFLLPCVWESPRWLLLQGRSEEALQNLKRLAELNGGSLPENVRIEDRRAETQSDSALSRLWGTQWARKRLILVMAVGAGIGLIYFGLPLGVGNLGFNLYISVTLNALSELPAGIISTLLVARARRRRAILLLTLTSASFCFVCVFLSGDRTNPADPSSNQTKSTAGKYPRLVGELGAFVSAVTAFNVMLIFCLELFPTTVRNSAMSMFRQASGVGAIASPVIVFIGRNSPALSFALSGIAIILSGFFVLGLPETKDQPLYDTLEGQEWEEKDLINRSNKPLLS